In Quercus lobata isolate SW786 chromosome 12, ValleyOak3.0 Primary Assembly, whole genome shotgun sequence, a genomic segment contains:
- the LOC115970398 gene encoding uncharacterized protein LOC115970398, protein MLLANIAHPNWLCIGDFNHILNGDDKFSFNEGRIIGSESFNQLISDLELCELAAFGQRFTWMNNREDDDFVTERLDRAFAIVDWIHTYPSYALQNLPIVHSDHGPIMLDFELRLPFHFERMWLTHPLCKHVVQQAWNFRTNGSRAV, encoded by the coding sequence ATGTTGCTTGCAAATATTGCTCACCCCAATTGGCTTTGCATTGGGGATTTCAATCATATTCTAAATGGGGATGATAAGTTTTCCTTTAATGAGGGTAGGATTATAGGGTCTGAATcttttaatcaattaatttctGACCTGGAATTATGTGAATTGGCTGCCTTTGGCCAGAGATTCACTTGGATGAATAACAGAGAGGATGATGACTTTGTAACGGAGAGGCTAGATAGAGCATTTGCTATTGTGGACTGGATTCATACCTACCCTTCTTATGCTCTACAAAATTTGCCTATCGTACATTCTGATCATGGACCAATAATGCTTGATTTTGAGCTCAGGTTACCCTTTCATTTTGAACGCATGTGGCTCACTCATCCCTTATGCAAGCATGTGGTCCAACAAGCTTGGAATTTTCGCACTAATGGATCTAGAGCTGTCTAa